One window of the Candidatus Beckwithbacteria bacterium genome contains the following:
- a CDS encoding recombinase family protein: protein MENAVAVIRVSTVTQSMRGDSPEDQKQQIERYAQARSIRIKKYFVFMDSASKEQQPVQEAINYCIKAQNHIQLLIIKSIDRFTRGGSSLYDLMKTRLTKHGVKLIDLYGVISNQSVNTLEHLSVAYSWSVYNPTKKTELLEAERGKDEMRDIMTRMIGAEIRYVRLGYYVRAAPLGYQNQKIETVHGRRNILVPHPVESKWIIAMFRLKAEGFLSDHEIVQHVNLSGFKTRRYYVRDTQDKRKVIGYQGGKALTIKNFDRLLKKPIYAGINCEKWTANKPVKCVFPGLVSIDLFNKANKDKMLICEQNGEVQLIKGKAMLKRFVKSSKTYLYPYKRLVLCPICRQPFFASASRGRLGIYYPAYHCNKRGHYYRVPLKKFNQTVINFLSRIRIKKKYNSYYQKLFKREWKQKQQLRNKHRLLIDTRLQEIDTEIKLNLEKVNMLYSKTALSAIEVTIGQLEREKKKLQAKRSITLKNARNDKNKHPQISQPSNQIPTHIINDHNTVSRERLFNYLFQTLPTYEELEKFSAKLNREFTIHLGQEKVMQTA, encoded by the coding sequence ATGGAAAATGCTGTGGCTGTCATTAGGGTATCCACTGTAACCCAAAGTATGCGGGGAGATTCACCTGAGGATCAAAAGCAACAGATCGAACGTTATGCTCAGGCAAGAAGTATCAGGATTAAGAAATATTTTGTCTTCATGGACTCAGCTTCTAAAGAGCAACAGCCTGTCCAGGAAGCTATTAACTACTGCATAAAAGCTCAGAATCATATCCAGCTCCTTATCATCAAATCAATTGACCGATTTACCAGAGGTGGTTCATCACTGTATGACTTGATGAAAACTCGCCTTACAAAACACGGGGTTAAGTTAATCGATTTATATGGTGTCATCAGCAACCAAAGTGTTAACACCTTGGAACATTTAAGTGTAGCTTATTCCTGGAGTGTGTACAATCCTACGAAAAAAACCGAGCTTTTAGAAGCCGAACGGGGAAAAGATGAAATGAGGGATATTATGACCCGGATGATAGGGGCTGAAATCAGGTATGTCAGACTGGGTTACTATGTCAGGGCTGCCCCGCTTGGGTACCAAAACCAAAAAATTGAGACAGTGCATGGCAGGCGGAATATTTTAGTCCCCCACCCGGTTGAATCAAAATGGATTATTGCTATGTTCCGGCTAAAAGCTGAAGGTTTTTTATCTGATCATGAAATTGTCCAACACGTTAACTTATCCGGTTTTAAGACACGAAGATACTATGTTCGGGATACGCAAGATAAGCGCAAAGTAATTGGGTATCAGGGCGGCAAAGCCTTAACTATAAAAAATTTTGACAGGTTACTTAAAAAACCAATCTATGCTGGTATCAACTGCGAAAAATGGACGGCTAATAAGCCAGTAAAATGCGTGTTCCCTGGTCTTGTATCAATTGACCTTTTCAATAAGGCTAATAAAGACAAGATGCTAATCTGTGAGCAAAATGGTGAGGTGCAACTTATCAAAGGTAAAGCCATGCTTAAGCGCTTTGTCAAAAGTTCCAAAACCTATTTGTATCCATATAAAAGACTGGTGCTATGCCCTATTTGCAGACAGCCGTTCTTTGCCAGTGCTTCTAGAGGCAGATTGGGCATATACTATCCTGCCTACCATTGCAACAAACGTGGCCATTACTACCGTGTACCTCTGAAAAAATTCAACCAAACAGTAATCAATTTTTTAAGCAGAATCAGGATTAAAAAAAAGTATAATTCTTACTACCAAAAACTGTTTAAGCGCGAATGGAAGCAAAAGCAACAATTACGAAACAAGCATCGGCTGCTAATTGACACCAGGTTACAGGAAATTGATACAGAAATTAAGCTTAACCTTGAAAAGGTTAACATGCTCTATTCAAAAACTGCCTTAAGTGCAATTGAGGTAACAATAGGACAGCTAGAAAGGGAAAAGAAAAAGTTACAAGCCAAGAGAAGCATAACTCTAAAGAATGCCAGGAATGATAAAAACAAACATCCTCAAATTAGTCAGCCAAGTAATCAGATTCCTACACATATTATTAATGACCATAATACAGTTAGTAGAGAAAGGCTATTTAACTACCTTTTCCAAACCTTACCCACGTATGAGGAGCTAGAAAAATTTAGTGCCAAATTAAACAGAGAATTTACCATTCATCTGGGCCAGGAGAAGGTGATGCAAACGGCATAG
- a CDS encoding DUF4325 domain-containing protein gives MINKEEILKTIKDKGIVKSSDLVASFGVSRQYIARLLAQLVSENEIVKVGSTRGALYATESYLAKNPQSAAAVYTKTFKNTNLEEHKIVDEIKTSFSLFDQLPENIKSIFEYAFSEMLNNAIEHSHSKTIKVKVSLNQKELSFVIDDFGIGVFRSIMNKRGLKSELEAIQDLLKGKTTTAPKLHSGEGIFFTSKVGDQFALDSFGYQLMTDNTIDDLFVGKTKGQKQGTRVTFKIGIDNKHHLNDVFKEYTNVSNDGDYGFDKTEIKVRLYTMGGVYISRSQARRVLAGLEKFKVIVMDFDKVPTVGQAFTDEIYRVFKNKYPEIKIENINTNEAVNFMVERAKKEAEVGRT, from the coding sequence ATGATAAACAAAGAAGAAATACTTAAAACCATAAAAGATAAAGGCATTGTCAAAAGCTCTGATTTGGTGGCTAGTTTTGGTGTGTCAAGACAATATATTGCCAGACTTTTAGCCCAGCTGGTTTCTGAAAATGAAATTGTCAAAGTTGGCTCAACCAGAGGTGCTTTGTATGCTACTGAAAGTTATTTAGCTAAAAATCCTCAATCTGCTGCTGCTGTTTACACTAAAACTTTTAAAAATACTAATCTGGAAGAGCATAAGATTGTTGATGAGATAAAAACCAGCTTTTCCTTGTTTGATCAATTGCCGGAAAATATCAAAAGTATTTTTGAATACGCTTTTTCAGAAATGCTCAATAACGCTATTGAGCATTCGCACTCTAAAACTATTAAAGTAAAAGTCAGTTTAAATCAGAAAGAGCTTTCCTTTGTGATTGATGATTTTGGTATAGGAGTATTTAGAAGCATCATGAATAAAAGAGGCCTCAAATCTGAGCTGGAAGCGATTCAAGATTTGCTCAAGGGCAAAACTACAACAGCGCCCAAGCTCCACTCTGGAGAGGGAATCTTCTTTACTTCTAAAGTTGGAGATCAATTTGCTTTGGATAGTTTTGGTTACCAACTTATGACAGATAATACCATTGATGATCTGTTTGTCGGCAAAACCAAGGGACAAAAACAAGGAACAAGAGTTACTTTTAAAATCGGTATTGATAACAAACATCATCTCAATGATGTTTTTAAAGAGTATACCAATGTGAGTAATGATGGAGACTATGGTTTTGACAAAACGGAAATAAAAGTGAGGCTCTACACCATGGGTGGGGTGTATATTTCCCGCTCTCAAGCACGCAGAGTTTTGGCAGGACTGGAAAAATTTAAAGTCATCGTGATGGACTTTGATAAAGTGCCGACAGTAGGTCAGGCATTTACCGATGAAATTTATCGGGTCTTTAAAAATAAATATCCGGAAATAAAAATTGAGAATATAAATACGAATGAAGCTGTCAATTTTATGGTGGAGCGGGCCAAGAAAGAAGCAGAAGTAGGAAGAACATAG
- a CDS encoding efflux RND transporter permease subunit, with amino-acid sequence MKDSTSTYLKNLQFHKKLEEMSIASYFKNPRLLILLVLAVVLLGGYSFANLARTLYPKINIPVVVVTTVLPGASPADIESLVTIPIEDKIKGLSGLKTYQSTSRDSASIVYLEFNSSMDADKVKTDVQSAIDEVTNLPSDTQAPQVVKYDYENQPVWTFALIGKGDSASLIRFSKNLENRIKALSAVDKVETTGLEEQEIQIDIRPEAITSYKLNPLSIAQSVQAALNAIPAGTVNTDQLSFSVNIDQGITSIDDFRQLRITIDNNNVALGDIAVISERSKPEQIQSFYITPEDKKAHSAVTFNVYRNDNFTINQSVEDVNTAVQEELSKYSGQFSIVSTFDQADEVNEQFNRLMHDLIFTIILIVATLFTFVGLRQALVASIAVPLSFLITFIVMKFTGLTLNTVSFLSLLLALGLLIDDTIVVISAMTMYYRTGKFTPYQTALLVWKDFLIAIITTTLTTIFAFLPLLVSTGIIGEFIKPMPIVVSSSLAASFIVAMFITMPFMAIILKPNFPPRVKTFFNIILPLGVIGTFSYFFHQSPLFLWQLLALVVFMLIAYLTRPVLLPLCQNWLKTKSSKSKINISKLNSGLISFETITEKYKHLIASIIAFKGRREKIIFIILAFCLFCYSLAGFGFLESEYFPKTDQTVVYLNLELPEGTNLESTKKEALSLMPKILKDTPEVSFISLDLGKIYTSGVNFTGTGNNKAFFTVNLTPKEDRGISSAEIANGLRKSFTNYSKGKLAIVEKASGPPSGGDVEISFYGDDLAQLDQYAQKTSEFLKTQNGIADVNISIKTGTSKITFVPDKTKMQQYGLSNSTVGFWLRIFASGYSAGDIRLNQESDETEDITIRLQSGIQTPEEISKLYIPTSLGYIPLSELGSLQLKSNPSLILREDGARTISVSASITKGYSISDVNQNLSDYVKTNFSFPDNYSWTIGGVTEDNQKSTQSIMQAMIIAIILITLTMIVQFKSFRKALIVITIIPLSIAGVLLVFSLIKIPMSFPAMIGTLALFGIVVKNSILVVDKITLNLETGMPYTEAIIDGAASRLEAIALTSIAAILGLVPITISDPLWRGVGSAIISGLSFSGIIILFFIPTVYYFIFEKDTSHK; translated from the coding sequence ATGAAAGATAGTACTTCTACATATCTTAAAAACTTACAATTCCATAAAAAACTGGAAGAGATGAGTATTGCCAGTTATTTTAAAAACCCTAGACTACTCATTTTATTGGTCCTGGCAGTAGTTCTGCTCGGTGGCTATAGTTTTGCTAATTTAGCCAGAACCCTTTATCCTAAAATCAATATTCCGGTTGTGGTGGTAACTACTGTTTTACCTGGGGCTAGTCCAGCAGATATAGAATCTTTAGTTACTATTCCTATAGAAGATAAGATTAAAGGATTGTCCGGTTTAAAAACTTATCAATCAACCTCTCGAGACTCAGCTTCTATCGTTTATCTGGAATTTAACTCCAGCATGGATGCAGATAAAGTCAAAACTGACGTTCAATCGGCGATTGATGAAGTCACCAATCTTCCTTCTGATACCCAAGCTCCTCAGGTTGTTAAATATGATTATGAAAATCAACCGGTCTGGACCTTTGCTTTGATTGGTAAAGGGGATAGCGCTAGTTTGATTAGGTTTTCTAAAAATTTAGAAAATAGAATTAAAGCTTTGTCAGCTGTTGATAAAGTCGAAACTACGGGCCTAGAAGAGCAAGAAATCCAAATAGATATTAGACCAGAAGCCATAACCTCATATAAACTAAATCCACTCTCTATAGCTCAGTCTGTCCAAGCTGCGCTCAATGCTATTCCGGCTGGAACTGTGAATACAGATCAACTATCTTTTTCAGTCAATATTGATCAAGGTATTACTTCCATTGATGATTTTCGTCAGCTCAGAATTACTATTGATAATAACAATGTAGCTTTAGGTGATATTGCCGTTATTTCGGAAAGATCAAAACCAGAGCAAATCCAATCGTTCTACATTACTCCAGAAGATAAAAAAGCGCATTCGGCGGTTACCTTCAATGTTTACCGCAACGACAATTTTACGATCAATCAATCGGTTGAAGATGTAAATACTGCAGTCCAGGAAGAGCTATCTAAATATTCTGGTCAGTTTTCTATTGTTTCCACTTTTGATCAAGCTGATGAAGTTAATGAACAATTTAACCGGCTAATGCATGATCTTATTTTTACTATTATTCTCATTGTAGCTACCTTATTTACTTTTGTTGGTTTAAGACAAGCTTTAGTAGCTTCTATTGCTGTTCCGTTATCTTTTTTGATCACTTTTATTGTCATGAAGTTTACCGGCCTTACTTTAAATACGGTTTCTTTTCTGTCATTGCTTTTGGCCCTTGGGCTTTTGATTGACGACACCATTGTGGTGATTTCTGCTATGACCATGTATTACCGAACCGGTAAATTTACCCCTTATCAAACCGCTTTATTGGTATGGAAAGATTTTTTGATTGCTATTATCACCACTACTTTGACAACTATTTTTGCCTTTCTGCCGCTTTTGGTTTCCACTGGGATTATTGGTGAATTTATCAAACCAATGCCAATTGTAGTTTCCAGTTCTTTAGCAGCTTCATTTATCGTGGCTATGTTCATTACCATGCCATTTATGGCAATTATTTTAAAACCGAATTTTCCGCCAAGAGTCAAAACTTTTTTCAATATTATTTTGCCACTGGGAGTAATTGGTACATTTTCTTACTTTTTTCATCAAAGCCCATTATTTCTATGGCAGCTGTTAGCTTTAGTAGTATTTATGCTGATTGCTTACCTAACTAGACCGGTTTTACTACCTCTGTGTCAAAATTGGCTAAAAACTAAATCCAGTAAAAGCAAAATAAATATAAGTAAATTAAATTCGGGATTGATTAGTTTTGAAACTATTACCGAAAAATATAAACATCTCATTGCCAGTATTATTGCTTTTAAAGGCAGAAGAGAAAAAATTATTTTTATTATCTTAGCGTTTTGTCTGTTTTGTTATAGCCTGGCTGGGTTTGGTTTTTTGGAGAGTGAATATTTTCCTAAAACAGATCAAACCGTAGTGTACCTTAATTTAGAATTACCTGAAGGAACTAATTTGGAAAGTACTAAAAAAGAGGCTCTTAGTTTGATGCCTAAAATTTTAAAAGATACTCCTGAAGTTTCTTTTATCTCTTTGGATTTGGGTAAGATTTATACCAGTGGAGTTAACTTTACTGGCACTGGCAATAATAAGGCTTTCTTTACAGTCAATCTAACTCCAAAAGAGGATAGGGGTATTAGTTCTGCAGAAATTGCTAATGGCTTGCGTAAAAGCTTTACTAATTATAGTAAAGGCAAACTAGCAATCGTTGAAAAAGCTTCTGGACCGCCTTCCGGGGGTGATGTAGAAATCAGTTTTTATGGCGATGATTTAGCCCAACTTGATCAGTATGCCCAAAAAACCAGCGAATTTTTAAAAACTCAAAACGGTATAGCTGATGTAAATATCAGCATCAAAACCGGCACCAGCAAAATCACTTTTGTTCCTGATAAAACTAAAATGCAGCAATATGGCTTAAGTAATAGTACAGTTGGATTTTGGCTGAGAATCTTTGCTAGCGGCTATTCGGCTGGAGATATTCGTTTGAATCAGGAATCTGATGAAACCGAAGATATTACTATCAGATTACAATCAGGAATCCAAACACCTGAAGAAATTAGTAAGCTCTATATTCCTACTTCCCTTGGATATATTCCTCTATCTGAATTAGGCAGCTTACAACTCAAATCAAATCCTTCGCTCATCTTAAGAGAAGATGGAGCTCGGACTATTTCGGTATCAGCTAGTATTACCAAAGGCTATTCTATATCTGATGTGAACCAAAATTTATCAGATTATGTTAAAACCAATTTTTCTTTCCCAGATAACTATTCATGGACTATTGGCGGAGTAACTGAGGATAATCAAAAATCAACTCAGTCAATCATGCAGGCTATGATCATCGCCATTATCTTAATCACTTTAACTATGATTGTTCAGTTTAAATCTTTTAGAAAAGCTTTGATCGTTATTACTATTATTCCACTCTCTATTGCTGGAGTGCTTTTAGTTTTCAGTCTTATCAAAATCCCCATGTCTTTTCCAGCCATGATTGGAACTTTAGCACTCTTTGGGATTGTGGTCAAAAACTCAATCTTGGTGGTTGATAAGATCACACTCAACTTGGAAACTGGAATGCCATATACCGAAGCTATTATTGATGGAGCCGCTAGCAGACTGGAAGCTATTGCCCTGACTTCTATTGCTGCTATTTTGGGATTAGTACCAATTACTATTTCAGATCCACTGTGGCGAGGTGTGGGCAGTGCTATTATTTCTGGGCTTAGTTTCTCTGGAATTATTATTCTATTTTTTATTCCTACCGTATATTATTTCATTTTTGAAAAAGATACTTCCCACAAATAA
- a CDS encoding PHP domain-containing protein, giving the protein MTHERLLRADLHTHTNFSKDGITPPNVFVTELLRQSIGIVAITDHDTMDGIPPIQDAILSQSAGITVISGIEITTGTPNQNDKNIELLAYYLSEPVSSGLNLSQTIQEVAKQKGIISIPHPFELWRHGAGEEVEAIIAYATEAGVPVAIEIFNARALPGFNKRSENSLARFQNTIYTAGSDGHHPLELGRAGLLLVVPSNEVYDKNWLLLNLRNKPQVFGEANPLTTFILRLLVKFEKKRQAKMKPLP; this is encoded by the coding sequence ATGACTCACGAAAGGCTTTTAAGAGCTGATCTGCATACCCATACAAATTTTTCCAAAGATGGAATTACTCCTCCTAATGTTTTTGTAACCGAACTATTAAGGCAAAGTATTGGAATTGTAGCAATTACTGATCACGATACCATGGATGGTATCCCCCCTATTCAAGATGCAATCCTAAGCCAATCTGCTGGTATTACTGTTATTTCAGGTATAGAAATAACCACGGGTACTCCAAACCAAAATGATAAGAATATAGAATTATTAGCCTATTATTTATCTGAACCAGTAAGTTCTGGATTAAATCTTTCCCAAACAATTCAAGAAGTTGCCAAGCAAAAAGGAATTATTTCCATTCCCCATCCTTTTGAATTATGGCGGCATGGAGCTGGAGAAGAAGTTGAAGCAATAATAGCTTATGCAACGGAGGCTGGAGTGCCTGTAGCAATTGAAATCTTTAATGCAAGAGCGTTGCCTGGTTTTAATAAGAGAAGTGAAAATTCATTGGCTAGATTTCAAAATACTATATATACGGCAGGTAGTGATGGCCATCATCCTTTAGAACTTGGCAGAGCTGGTTTGTTATTGGTAGTTCCAAGTAACGAAGTTTATGACAAAAATTGGTTGCTTTTAAATCTTCGCAATAAACCTCAAGTCTTTGGAGAAGCAAATCCACTTACTACTTTCATATTAAGATTATTGGTTAAATTTGAAAAAAAGCGTCAAGCAAAAATGAAACCTCTTCCTTAA
- a CDS encoding helix-turn-helix transcriptional regulator: MTTATLIQVGKKLKKARQKRSLTQQQVADKVGIHVSYYYRIERGVVNPSIEILEQVCKVLKIKGSEILPF, encoded by the coding sequence ATGACTACAGCTACTCTAATTCAAGTCGGCAAAAAACTAAAAAAGGCAAGACAAAAAAGAAGTTTAACGCAGCAGCAAGTTGCCGATAAAGTGGGTATTCACGTCAGTTATTACTACCGCATTGAGCGGGGCGTTGTTAATCCTTCTATAGAAATATTAGAACAAGTTTGTAAGGTATTAAAAATTAAAGGAAGTGAGATCTTACCTTTTTAG
- a CDS encoding TetR/AcrR family transcriptional regulator: protein MPKTKAQNEIIREQSKEKILYAALKAFSRYGYHGTTMRMIAVQAKISKGLIYNYFLNKKEIMEFLLEQRIAQIKKIFNQEIVGTPEERINFAIREFCDNIVKNKGVIRLLISIFLQPGVRLAFNQEKKFEHKLLKDFDAYFEDVRRKLDHSQKKWTKETITIMFYGLVMTYLLDEDELKFRTASRELFNLVFK from the coding sequence ATGCCAAAAACAAAAGCTCAAAACGAAATTATCAGAGAGCAATCAAAAGAAAAAATTCTTTACGCTGCTTTAAAAGCTTTTTCCCGTTATGGCTATCACGGTACTACCATGCGGATGATTGCTGTCCAAGCTAAAATTTCTAAAGGCTTGATTTATAACTATTTTTTGAACAAAAAAGAAATCATGGAATTTCTTTTGGAACAGAGAATTGCCCAAATCAAAAAAATTTTTAATCAGGAAATTGTAGGCACTCCGGAAGAACGGATCAACTTTGCTATAAGGGAATTTTGTGACAATATTGTAAAAAATAAAGGTGTAATCCGTTTGCTTATTTCTATCTTTTTACAACCCGGGGTACGCCTAGCTTTTAACCAAGAAAAAAAATTTGAGCATAAATTACTTAAAGATTTTGATGCTTACTTTGAAGATGTGAGAAGAAAACTGGATCACAGTCAAAAGAAGTGGACCAAAGAAACCATTACAATTATGTTTTATGGATTGGTAATGACGTATCTTTTAGACGAAGATGAGCTCAAATTTAGAACTGCCTCCAGAGAATTGTTTAATTTGGTTTTTAAATAA
- a CDS encoding DEAD/DEAH box helicase family protein, with amino-acid sequence MNEAETRAEYIDPKLKSSGWGEVEGSKVLREYRISEGRILGNLIDRKPEIADYILVYKNRKLAVIEAKADELPVSEGVNQAKNYARKLKLDFTYSSNGREIYEVNMKTGKEWTLERFPTPDELWQASFSDQNEWKIKFSNIPNEGSFGSRYYQEIAINNILDAIAEEKTRILLTMATGTGKTAVAFQVAWKLFQTRWNLNRDGGRRPRILFLADRNILADQAFNAFSAFPEDALVRINPLDIRKKGCVPTNGSIFFTIFQTFMSGANNTPYFGEYPADFFDFIIIDECHRGGANDESNWRGILDYFKPAVQLGMTATPKRKDNIDTYKYFGEPVYIYSLKEGINDGFLTPFKVKRIKTTLDDYVYVSDDQIIEGEVEEGKVYEEPDFNRIIEIKEREAERVRIVLNEINQNEKTLIFCATQLHALAVRDLVNQMKKSHDPLYCVRVTADDGSRGEQYLREFQDNEKTIPTILTTSQKLSTGVDARNIRNIVLMRPINSMIEFKQIIGRGTRLFDNKYYFTIYDFVDAYKHFSDPEWDGEPIPEICKKCGQDPCVCEPKSPQVCPVCGQSPCICEKPPRICPVCGQSPCICKPKKMLKIKLRDGKERDIQHMLSTSFWGADGKPLSSEEFIKKIYGALPDLFKNEAELRKIWSNPTTRKKFLSRLFELGIDLEQLENIQKVVNAQNCDLFDVLIYLSFSKPLITRQERIDKNRKNIFEGLDDKQIEFLNFVLSKYEEKGVEELDEEKLPILLNLKYQAIANAEQSLGDVNTIRDMYFDFQKRLYAEV; translated from the coding sequence ATGAACGAAGCCGAAACTCGAGCTGAATATATTGATCCAAAGTTAAAATCATCTGGATGGGGAGAAGTTGAAGGGTCAAAAGTTTTACGGGAATATCGGATAAGTGAAGGAAGAATACTGGGGAATTTAATAGATAGAAAGCCGGAAATTGCCGATTACATCTTGGTATATAAAAACCGCAAACTTGCAGTTATAGAAGCCAAAGCTGATGAGCTGCCGGTATCAGAAGGCGTTAATCAAGCCAAAAATTACGCCAGAAAACTAAAGCTTGATTTTACCTATTCCAGCAATGGCAGAGAAATTTACGAAGTGAATATGAAGACCGGTAAGGAATGGACTTTGGAGCGCTTCCCTACCCCGGATGAACTTTGGCAAGCTAGTTTTTCGGATCAGAATGAATGGAAAATCAAATTTTCCAATATTCCCAATGAAGGTAGTTTTGGAAGTCGTTATTATCAAGAAATTGCAATCAACAATATTTTGGATGCTATAGCTGAGGAGAAAACCAGAATTTTGCTGACCATGGCTACCGGTACTGGCAAAACTGCCGTGGCTTTTCAAGTAGCTTGGAAACTGTTTCAAACCCGCTGGAATTTAAACCGTGATGGCGGTCGCAGGCCCAGAATTTTATTTTTAGCCGACCGCAATATTTTAGCTGACCAAGCTTTCAATGCCTTTTCTGCTTTCCCGGAAGATGCGCTGGTGAGGATTAATCCTTTGGATATCCGTAAAAAAGGCTGCGTACCGACTAATGGCAGTATCTTTTTTACTATTTTTCAAACATTCATGAGTGGAGCAAATAACACTCCTTATTTTGGGGAGTATCCGGCAGATTTTTTTGACTTCATTATTATTGATGAATGTCATCGAGGTGGGGCCAATGATGAGAGTAATTGGCGCGGTATTTTGGACTACTTCAAACCCGCGGTACAACTGGGCATGACGGCTACTCCCAAGCGAAAAGATAATATTGACACGTATAAATATTTTGGCGAACCGGTTTATATTTACTCACTTAAAGAAGGTATTAACGACGGCTTTCTAACTCCATTTAAAGTTAAGCGGATTAAAACCACGCTTGATGATTATGTGTATGTTTCTGATGATCAGATAATTGAAGGCGAAGTTGAAGAAGGCAAAGTTTATGAAGAACCGGATTTTAACCGCATTATTGAAATAAAAGAACGAGAGGCTGAAAGAGTCAGGATAGTTTTGAATGAAATAAACCAAAATGAAAAGACACTTATTTTTTGTGCTACCCAACTTCACGCTTTAGCGGTGAGAGATTTAGTTAATCAAATGAAAAAGAGTCATGATCCCCTTTATTGTGTCAGAGTAACTGCCGACGATGGGTCCAGAGGTGAACAATATTTACGCGAATTTCAAGATAATGAAAAAACTATTCCCACTATTTTAACTACTTCCCAAAAATTATCTACCGGAGTTGATGCCAGAAATATTCGCAATATTGTTTTGATGCGGCCGATTAATTCTATGATTGAATTTAAACAAATTATTGGTCGAGGCACTAGACTATTTGATAATAAATATTATTTTACTATTTATGATTTTGTTGATGCCTACAAACATTTTTCTGATCCAGAATGGGATGGTGAACCGATCCCAGAAATTTGTAAAAAATGTGGTCAAGATCCTTGTGTTTGTGAACCAAAATCACCCCAAGTTTGTCCCGTTTGTGGTCAATCGCCATGTATTTGCGAAAAACCACCTAGAATTTGTCCCGTTTGTGGTCAGTCACCTTGTATTTGTAAACCCAAGAAAATGTTAAAGATAAAATTACGTGACGGTAAAGAACGAGATATTCAACATATGCTTTCCACCTCATTTTGGGGGGCAGATGGCAAACCGTTGTCTTCTGAAGAATTTATCAAAAAGATTTATGGAGCTTTACCAGATTTATTTAAAAATGAAGCTGAACTACGAAAGATTTGGTCCAATCCCACAACCCGAAAAAAGTTTTTGAGTCGGTTATTTGAGTTAGGCATAGACTTAGAACAATTAGAAAATATTCAAAAAGTAGTCAACGCTCAAAATTGCGATCTTTTTGATGTTTTAATTTATTTATCATTTAGCAAACCCTTAATTACTAGACAAGAAAGAATTGATAAAAACAGAAAAAATATTTTTGAAGGACTTGATGATAAGCAAATAGAATTTTTAAACTTTGTTTTATCAAAGTATGAAGAAAAAGGTGTAGAAGAATTAGATGAAGAAAAACTACCAATTCTTTTAAATCTTAAATATCAAGCTATAGCTAATGCCGAACAATCTTTGGGTGATGTTAATACAATCCGCGATATGTATTTTGACTTTCAAAAAAGACTTTATGCTGAAGTTTAA